In a genomic window of Pseudoglutamicibacter albus:
- the glpK gene encoding glycerol kinase GlpK, translated as MTQKLIVAIDQGTTSSRAIAFDERGQQQAVAQREHQQHFPLPGWVEHDATEIRDNVTAVLAELLDTLGERASAVQGIGITNQRETILVWDAATGEPVTPAIVWQDARTQRIVDEMEEDGGLDRYREVTGLPLATYFSATKLRWILDTDPQLQKRAEAGELLAGTMDTWVIWNLTGGPDGGLHVTDVTNASRTMLMNLRKQAWEPSILNDFNIPEAMLPRIVTSSGHIGHISSGNPGAGLPIAGILGDQQAALFGQAAFKPGQAKNTYGTGCFVMYNTGTTPARSTKGLLTTIAYQLDGQEPVYALEGSIAVAGSLVQWLRDNLKMFEHAPQIEELASEVEDSGGCYIVPAFSGLYAPWWQPEARGVMTGLTRYVTREHIARAVLEATAFQTADVFDAAEEDVDGKLTELRVDGGMVTNNVLMQFQADLLGVDVLRPAVTETTALGAAYAAGLAVGVWNSLDEIEENWQLERTFSRSKDQQRVERKKRIWRKAVHRSFDWVDEDVQADSGT; from the coding sequence ATGACACAAAAACTTATTGTGGCGATCGATCAAGGCACCACATCCTCCCGGGCTATCGCCTTCGATGAACGCGGTCAGCAGCAAGCAGTGGCCCAACGTGAACATCAACAGCACTTCCCCCTGCCAGGCTGGGTCGAACATGATGCGACCGAAATTCGGGACAATGTCACAGCCGTATTAGCCGAACTGTTGGATACCCTCGGGGAGAGGGCCAGCGCCGTCCAGGGAATCGGCATCACGAATCAACGCGAAACCATCCTTGTATGGGACGCCGCAACCGGCGAGCCCGTAACCCCAGCCATCGTGTGGCAAGATGCACGCACCCAACGCATCGTCGATGAGATGGAAGAAGACGGTGGGCTCGACCGCTACCGCGAAGTCACAGGCCTGCCGCTAGCAACATACTTCTCCGCAACCAAGCTGCGCTGGATCCTCGATACAGACCCGCAACTGCAGAAACGCGCAGAAGCCGGGGAACTCCTTGCAGGAACCATGGACACCTGGGTCATCTGGAATCTCACAGGCGGCCCAGACGGAGGCCTGCACGTGACCGACGTGACCAACGCGTCTCGAACCATGCTCATGAACCTGCGCAAACAAGCATGGGAACCCAGCATCCTCAACGACTTCAACATCCCTGAAGCGATGCTGCCCCGCATCGTGACATCATCCGGGCACATCGGGCACATCAGTAGCGGCAACCCCGGGGCAGGCCTTCCCATCGCAGGAATCCTCGGTGACCAACAAGCAGCCCTCTTCGGACAAGCAGCGTTCAAACCAGGCCAAGCCAAAAACACTTACGGAACCGGCTGCTTCGTTATGTACAACACCGGAACCACACCGGCACGCAGCACCAAAGGCCTCTTGACAACGATCGCCTATCAGCTCGACGGTCAAGAACCCGTCTACGCCTTGGAAGGTTCCATCGCAGTAGCAGGCTCGCTGGTTCAATGGCTACGCGACAACCTCAAGATGTTCGAACACGCCCCACAGATCGAAGAGCTAGCGAGCGAAGTTGAAGACTCCGGCGGCTGCTACATCGTCCCGGCCTTCTCCGGACTCTACGCTCCGTGGTGGCAGCCCGAAGCCCGCGGTGTCATGACTGGGCTCACCCGGTACGTGACCCGCGAACACATCGCACGCGCCGTACTGGAAGCGACAGCCTTCCAAACCGCTGACGTTTTCGACGCCGCCGAAGAAGACGTTGACGGCAAACTCACCGAACTGCGAGTGGACGGCGGCATGGTCACCAATAACGTCCTGATGCAGTTCCAAGCCGACCTGCTCGGTGTCGATGTTCTACGGCCGGCCGTCACCGAAACCACGGCACTCGGTGCCGCTTACGCCGCCGGGCTCGCCGTTGGCGTCTGGAATTCACTGGACGAAATCGAGGAGAACTGGCAATTGGAGCGCACCTTCAGCCGTTCCAAGGACCAACAAAGAGTCGAGCGGAAGAAACGCATCTGGCGCAAAGCCGTCCACCGCAGCTTCGACTGGGTTGATGAAGACGTCCAAGCCGATTCAGGAACCTGA
- a CDS encoding NUDIX hydrolase has translation MHSWANVTERRNLQPELAVSVIVFAFFKKPADSSNTDSSQLKNHSEALPYRIQVPLIERVREPFRGRYAIPGAPVQAALSLDDSAAEIFTRVTGLNGYQPQQLHTFGGLYRAACQRRTSGQDGLSPDISEDSWHVGSLRVVTVAYWSMVRLDDVDAAYQVAEADPRLSWWDIDDLPPLAFDHGHIFAQARQALREIELDELAHASLPSKFILADLRELVETIQGQQLDPGNFQRSIKNQPRIKATSEFLEGTKHRPPRLYTLESP, from the coding sequence ATGCACTCCTGGGCTAATGTCACTGAACGCCGTAACCTCCAGCCCGAACTGGCGGTTTCGGTGATCGTTTTCGCTTTCTTCAAGAAGCCGGCAGACTCCAGCAACACCGATAGTTCTCAGCTCAAAAACCACTCTGAAGCACTGCCCTATCGCATTCAGGTTCCGCTCATAGAACGGGTACGTGAGCCCTTCCGCGGCCGCTACGCGATCCCCGGGGCACCGGTTCAAGCTGCGCTTTCCCTCGATGATTCTGCAGCGGAGATCTTCACCCGCGTCACCGGTTTGAACGGTTATCAGCCGCAACAGCTACACACGTTCGGCGGCCTGTATCGCGCCGCTTGCCAGCGCCGCACCTCTGGGCAAGATGGGCTCTCACCCGACATCTCAGAGGATTCCTGGCATGTGGGCAGCTTGCGGGTGGTCACGGTTGCATACTGGTCCATGGTGCGCCTGGATGACGTTGATGCCGCGTATCAAGTCGCTGAAGCGGACCCACGGCTGAGTTGGTGGGACATCGATGACTTGCCGCCTCTGGCCTTCGATCACGGCCACATCTTCGCTCAAGCCCGGCAAGCCTTGCGCGAAATCGAATTGGACGAGCTCGCTCACGCGAGCCTGCCATCGAAGTTCATCCTCGCTGACTTACGTGAACTCGTCGAAACCATCCAGGGGCAACAGCTGGACCCTGGGAACTTTCAACGCAGCATCAAAAACCAGCCTCGGATCAAAGCCACCTCAGAATTCCTGGAGGGCACCAAACACAGGCCGCCGAGGCTTTACACGCTTGAGTCACCCTAA
- a CDS encoding glycerol-3-phosphate dehydrogenase/oxidase → MPEVHPGKMVGMHSKDHHADTDPAGSAPACSAPLTSSGLGSAPVDPSSSLAPPLNLARGRHAAGTAPVRASVQRIAQRPETDVLILGGGINGAAAARELALQGIDVVLAEAHDFAYGASGASSHMIHGGIRYLEYGEFRLVKESVQERNRLLRHAGHRVRPLPTFIPLRTTLTGLLNAPLRFLFKDYRGVPAERGALMIKAGLVLYDTYSRASRKAAGLKRHSFLLGRQAVRRAFPDLRPDTRFVAQYQDAQVESPERLIIDLLSEAEDHGARIANQLALTGTTASTIDASDGITLTDQLTGHHIQVRPRVIINATGNWVDLTNRALGHETSFMGGTKGAHLVLDHPQLLEACRGGEIFFEHQDGRIVLICPLGERVLVGTTDLPADPGEVPECSDEEYEYLLELVQDMFPTIPISDEHVVHTFAGVRPLPRSNADATGAITRDHHIVHLSHSMRGTRNGRVKSIEIPLLCLVGGKLTTFRAVGEQLTDQVLDQLDRDRIRTTRGRDIKGMIRGDDPTKDCEAVVGSTYARALVKRYGSYANEVADFIAHLIDSGTDPDAAHPLAHTRELLRGEVAWMAEREHATNAEDILRRRTNLRFNGIVRQDTALSVEAGKDTAAQGDVGEDALVREIEEILEASTARA, encoded by the coding sequence TTGCCTGAAGTTCATCCGGGCAAGATGGTCGGTATGCATTCCAAGGACCACCACGCCGATACTGATCCAGCCGGCTCTGCTCCAGCCTGCTCCGCTCCACTTACTTCATCTGGGCTCGGCTCTGCTCCGGTAGATCCATCATCCTCGCTTGCTCCACCATTGAATCTAGCAAGGGGTAGGCATGCGGCGGGGACAGCGCCGGTGCGGGCCTCGGTCCAGCGGATCGCGCAGCGTCCGGAAACCGATGTTTTGATCCTTGGTGGCGGTATCAACGGCGCGGCAGCGGCGCGTGAGTTGGCGTTGCAGGGCATCGACGTTGTGCTAGCGGAAGCTCATGACTTCGCATACGGGGCAAGTGGCGCATCCAGCCATATGATTCACGGCGGTATCCGTTACTTGGAGTATGGCGAGTTCCGGCTAGTGAAGGAGTCGGTCCAGGAACGTAACCGTCTTTTGCGTCATGCCGGGCATCGGGTGCGCCCGTTGCCCACGTTCATTCCTTTGCGTACAACCCTCACGGGTCTTTTGAATGCTCCGCTACGTTTTCTCTTCAAGGACTATCGCGGCGTCCCGGCTGAACGCGGGGCGTTGATGATCAAGGCCGGGCTTGTGCTCTATGACACATACTCCCGTGCGAGTAGGAAAGCGGCAGGCCTTAAACGGCATTCCTTCTTGCTGGGGCGTCAAGCTGTACGGCGCGCGTTCCCTGATCTGCGCCCAGATACTCGCTTTGTCGCACAGTATCAAGACGCTCAGGTCGAAAGCCCTGAGCGTCTCATTATCGATCTGCTGAGTGAGGCCGAAGATCACGGGGCCCGCATCGCAAATCAGCTGGCGTTGACCGGCACCACAGCAAGCACTATCGATGCATCCGATGGGATCACGTTGACTGACCAGCTCACTGGCCACCACATCCAGGTTCGGCCCCGCGTCATCATCAATGCCACCGGTAACTGGGTTGACCTCACTAACCGTGCTTTGGGGCATGAAACCTCGTTCATGGGTGGAACCAAAGGTGCACACTTGGTTCTGGATCACCCTCAACTACTTGAAGCATGCCGCGGCGGCGAGATTTTCTTTGAACATCAAGACGGTCGCATCGTGTTGATCTGCCCGCTGGGCGAACGCGTACTCGTCGGAACAACCGACTTACCCGCGGACCCCGGGGAAGTACCCGAATGCTCCGATGAGGAATACGAATATCTGCTTGAGCTCGTCCAGGACATGTTCCCGACGATCCCGATCAGTGACGAGCACGTGGTCCACACTTTCGCTGGGGTGCGGCCGCTACCGCGATCAAACGCTGACGCGACAGGCGCCATCACGCGTGACCACCACATCGTGCACCTGAGCCACAGCATGCGAGGGACCCGCAACGGCCGGGTAAAGAGCATCGAGATCCCGCTGTTGTGCCTTGTGGGTGGAAAGCTCACTACGTTCCGTGCGGTCGGGGAGCAGCTCACCGATCAGGTTTTGGATCAGCTTGACCGCGACCGCATCAGAACCACGCGCGGTCGCGACATCAAAGGGATGATCCGTGGTGATGACCCCACGAAGGACTGCGAAGCAGTGGTTGGTTCCACCTACGCCCGCGCTCTCGTTAAGCGCTACGGTTCGTATGCGAACGAGGTCGCGGACTTCATCGCACACCTCATCGACTCAGGAACAGATCCCGACGCTGCACACCCTCTTGCGCACACGCGGGAGTTGCTGAGAGGCGAGGTCGCGTGGATGGCGGAGCGCGAACACGCCACGAACGCCGAAGACATCCTCAGGCGCCGCACGAACCTGCGTTTCAATGGGATCGTGAGACAGGACACAGCCCTCAGCGTTGAAGCCGGTAAAGATACTGCGGCTCAAGGCGATGTGGGGGAAGATGCACTCGTGCGTGAGATCGAGGAGATCTTGGAGGCCAGTACGGCGCGGGCGTGA
- a CDS encoding alpha/beta fold hydrolase: MSKPSITKHPYPDSLALAASPLDDDRDSLYFDLTVCGSRMRTWVYPAQQNASGEQGAAGSRVVLAIHGFRGDHHGLRRLINAMPEHTWIVPDLPGYGVSSAFDTQQARHSAIGFHEVIDALIDALELDAETVLLGHSFGSVVASTYMAANPGRFGQLILINPISEPPLAGRHIVLTQATRLLYELGTRVPARWRTAVLSSTALVDGASLTMTTSRDQATREYVRHQHRAYMSGFASPEVLLETYESSVHTTVLDAAAEVDAPTLLIAGAGDPLGTVASQTALEALFPNARLVMIPQVGHLIHYETPRAAARAIRAWLGRPE; this comes from the coding sequence GTGAGTAAACCCAGCATCACCAAACACCCATACCCCGACTCTCTCGCGCTCGCCGCAAGCCCTTTAGACGATGACCGGGACTCGCTGTATTTCGACCTCACGGTATGCGGTTCACGCATGCGCACGTGGGTGTATCCAGCGCAGCAGAATGCATCAGGTGAACAAGGCGCTGCGGGATCTCGTGTGGTGCTTGCGATCCATGGTTTCCGCGGGGACCATCACGGCCTACGCCGCCTCATCAACGCAATGCCTGAGCACACCTGGATTGTCCCGGATCTACCCGGCTACGGGGTCTCTAGCGCGTTTGATACCCAACAGGCACGCCACAGCGCTATAGGCTTTCACGAAGTCATCGACGCCCTCATCGATGCCCTCGAGCTGGATGCTGAGACGGTCCTGCTCGGCCACTCGTTCGGCTCGGTCGTCGCCTCAACCTATATGGCCGCCAATCCGGGGCGTTTCGGGCAGCTCATCCTGATCAACCCGATCTCCGAGCCGCCGCTGGCAGGCCGCCACATCGTGTTGACCCAGGCAACCCGCTTGCTTTATGAGCTCGGGACCCGGGTTCCAGCGCGCTGGCGCACCGCGGTATTGAGCTCCACTGCACTCGTTGACGGGGCGAGCCTCACCATGACCACAAGCCGTGATCAGGCCACGAGGGAGTATGTCAGGCATCAGCATCGGGCATATATGAGCGGCTTCGCAAGCCCCGAAGTGCTACTGGAAACCTATGAATCCTCGGTGCACACCACGGTGCTCGATGCCGCCGCCGAGGTCGATGCGCCGACACTGCTGATCGCAGGGGCCGGGGATCCGCTCGGCACGGTGGCAAGCCAGACAGCGCTCGAAGCACTGTTTCCCAACGCGCGGCTCGTGATGATTCCGCAGGTGGGTCACCTGATTCACTATGAAACCCCACGTGCCGCGGCAAGAGCGATACGCGCGTGGCTCGGCAGGCCCGAATAG
- a CDS encoding primosomal protein N' family DNA-binding protein, whose translation MTESPDGVLFDASQFRTPAGVTDAKPKKPSQKKPRIGADQYAEHLPYARVLVDTPVPHLDRLFDYAVLKEQDSDAVAGARVRVVFGGRRVNGYIVERVAQCDPEVTPRPLTTVFSPLPVFSSEVRSLCEAVADRYAGTVADVAKSAVVPRVARIEKEPWDGPVELPLACPDTARWAKAWEAEDPEAWLLTELLAGEAPRAVVAVTPGEATAEATAETSAQTTADAARHNQSSDTPHHIEGWAVRLATAAAATLASGRGSVLVVPDARDLDAVTRALDAVVGADAYARLSAEDGPSARYRSFLEVVTGQRRIAVGTRSAAFAPVWNLGLVAMWDDHDQTHVEQRAPYHHAREVLLLRAQHSGCAAVFASFARSSEAQRLVETGWAKPLSAARPVLRDRTPWVRATSDSYESERDPIFHSVRLPRLAFEVARAGLESGPVLVQVARTGFIPLLRCQRCRMPARCRQCQGPLQFLGANDPAPTCGWCGLIERAFACEECGGRSLRAGHVGAQRTVEEFGRAFPGVPVVRATGADALHHVDAKPQLVIATPGAEPLVDGGYAAALLLDADAMLASGGLRSGEDVAHRWFAAAALVRGREAGGQVVLTGHPSPQGRALVRWDPAGLAAQELAERAEVGLPPAVRTASLSGPREAAQQFCLDIQAVDGVRAVGPTPVQGSSEGGVTDTAEQRWLLFFDYAAGPTVTHALRRRKALGSLRRDPKVTVRVDDPTEL comes from the coding sequence TTGACTGAATCGCCAGACGGCGTTTTGTTCGACGCCTCCCAGTTCCGTACTCCGGCTGGTGTCACAGACGCGAAGCCGAAGAAGCCCTCTCAGAAGAAGCCTCGTATTGGCGCTGATCAGTACGCTGAGCATCTCCCGTATGCTCGGGTTCTGGTGGATACCCCGGTTCCGCATCTTGACCGCTTATTCGATTATGCGGTGCTGAAGGAGCAGGATTCCGATGCGGTTGCCGGTGCGCGTGTGCGGGTGGTTTTCGGTGGGCGCAGGGTTAACGGTTACATCGTGGAACGGGTTGCCCAGTGTGATCCTGAGGTCACCCCTAGGCCGCTCACGACGGTTTTCTCACCGCTACCTGTTTTCTCTTCTGAGGTGCGTTCGCTGTGTGAGGCGGTCGCTGACCGGTATGCCGGTACGGTGGCCGATGTTGCGAAGTCTGCTGTGGTTCCTCGTGTTGCCAGGATAGAGAAGGAGCCTTGGGATGGCCCGGTTGAGCTTCCGCTCGCTTGCCCTGATACAGCTCGGTGGGCTAAGGCGTGGGAGGCAGAGGACCCCGAGGCGTGGTTGCTCACTGAGTTGTTGGCAGGTGAGGCTCCCCGGGCTGTTGTAGCGGTCACCCCAGGGGAAGCAACGGCGGAAGCCACGGCGGAAACCTCGGCGCAGACCACGGCGGATGCTGCCCGGCACAACCAGTCGAGTGATACACCGCATCACATCGAGGGCTGGGCGGTGCGCTTGGCAACAGCTGCGGCGGCAACGCTGGCTTCGGGTCGAGGCAGTGTTCTGGTGGTCCCGGATGCCCGAGATCTTGATGCTGTGACGCGTGCGCTGGATGCTGTGGTGGGTGCGGATGCTTATGCGAGGTTATCGGCTGAGGACGGCCCGAGCGCTCGCTACCGGTCCTTTCTTGAGGTGGTGACGGGGCAGAGGAGGATTGCTGTGGGTACGCGGTCTGCGGCTTTCGCTCCGGTGTGGAACCTGGGTTTGGTTGCTATGTGGGATGACCATGATCAAACCCATGTTGAGCAGCGCGCCCCGTATCATCATGCCCGCGAGGTCCTTTTGTTGCGTGCTCAACACAGCGGTTGTGCAGCTGTCTTCGCGTCCTTTGCTCGTAGCTCTGAAGCGCAGCGGCTTGTTGAGACCGGTTGGGCCAAACCATTAAGTGCCGCTCGCCCTGTGTTGCGGGACCGTACCCCATGGGTCAGGGCGACCTCGGATAGTTATGAGTCGGAACGGGACCCTATTTTCCATTCGGTCAGGCTCCCTCGTTTAGCTTTCGAGGTTGCCCGTGCCGGGCTTGAGTCCGGGCCTGTTCTGGTTCAAGTGGCACGCACCGGGTTCATCCCCTTGTTGCGGTGTCAACGCTGCAGAATGCCTGCCCGCTGCCGGCAGTGTCAGGGCCCGCTGCAGTTTTTGGGAGCGAATGATCCTGCGCCGACGTGTGGCTGGTGCGGCTTGATCGAGCGCGCTTTCGCGTGTGAGGAGTGTGGTGGCCGGAGTTTGCGTGCAGGCCATGTTGGGGCACAGCGAACGGTTGAGGAGTTCGGTCGGGCATTCCCGGGAGTACCTGTGGTGCGTGCGACTGGTGCGGATGCACTCCATCACGTGGATGCTAAGCCTCAGTTGGTGATCGCAACACCGGGTGCTGAGCCTCTCGTGGATGGTGGCTATGCGGCCGCGTTGCTCTTGGATGCCGATGCGATGCTTGCCTCCGGTGGGTTGCGTTCGGGGGAGGACGTGGCGCATCGGTGGTTTGCTGCTGCAGCTTTGGTGCGTGGGCGCGAGGCAGGCGGCCAGGTTGTTCTAACGGGCCACCCTTCGCCTCAGGGTAGGGCTTTAGTCCGGTGGGATCCGGCTGGGCTGGCCGCCCAGGAGCTCGCGGAGCGGGCTGAGGTGGGTTTGCCTCCAGCGGTGCGCACGGCGTCGTTGTCTGGGCCGCGTGAGGCCGCGCAGCAGTTCTGCCTCGACATCCAGGCCGTGGATGGAGTGCGCGCTGTAGGGCCAACGCCGGTACAGGGCAGCTCCGAAGGCGGCGTTACGGATACTGCCGAGCAACGGTGGCTGTTGTTCTTCGACTACGCGGCCGGACCCACCGTAACGCACGCGCTACGGCGACGTAAGGCACTAGGGTCGCTGCGGCGCGACCCCAAAGTCACGGTCCGGGTCGACGACCCAACCGAGCTCTAG
- the metK gene encoding methionine adenosyltransferase produces the protein MFTSDSLRLFTSESVTEGHPDKICDQISDAILDALLDKDPESRVAVETLTTTGLVQVAGEVTTDAYVEIPQLVRDTILDLGYDSSANGFDGARCGVNISIGQQSQEIASGVFSSLEERLGKAKDPRDAQGAGDQGIMFGYATNENDSFMPTPIHLAHRLSQQLTRVRRDGVLPGLRPDGKTQVTIGYDGDKPVSIESVVVSSQHAEDYDLVSVQSDLHDFVVKPVLATEPLDSSNAEVLLNPSGKFIIGGPVGDAGLTGRKIIVDTYGGFARHGGGAFSGKDPSKVDRSAAYAARWVAKNVVAAGLADRAEIQVAYAIGQAAPVGLYVETFGTSQEDPVKIASAIREVFDLRPLGIIEDLNLKRPIYRKTAAHGHFGRPDPDFTWENLDRVDALKSYFNL, from the coding sequence ATGTTTACTTCTGATAGTTTGCGGCTTTTCACCTCGGAATCCGTGACGGAAGGTCACCCGGACAAGATCTGTGACCAGATTTCCGACGCGATCCTGGATGCGCTCTTGGATAAAGACCCTGAGTCTCGTGTTGCTGTTGAGACTTTGACGACCACGGGGTTGGTTCAGGTTGCCGGTGAGGTCACGACTGACGCCTACGTTGAGATCCCCCAACTTGTGCGCGACACGATCCTGGATTTGGGTTATGACTCCTCCGCGAACGGTTTTGATGGCGCCCGCTGCGGGGTGAATATCTCTATTGGGCAGCAGTCCCAAGAGATCGCTTCTGGCGTGTTCTCGTCTCTAGAAGAACGGCTTGGCAAAGCCAAAGATCCACGTGATGCTCAGGGCGCTGGTGATCAGGGCATCATGTTCGGTTATGCGACCAACGAGAATGACTCTTTCATGCCGACCCCGATCCATTTGGCGCATCGGCTCTCGCAGCAGTTGACGCGTGTGCGCCGCGACGGGGTGTTGCCGGGCCTTCGCCCAGACGGTAAAACGCAGGTCACGATCGGCTATGACGGGGACAAGCCTGTCTCTATTGAGTCTGTGGTGGTCTCAAGCCAGCATGCCGAGGACTATGACTTGGTTTCGGTTCAGTCTGATCTGCATGATTTTGTGGTCAAGCCGGTTCTTGCGACCGAACCGTTGGATTCATCCAATGCCGAGGTTCTGTTGAACCCTTCGGGTAAGTTCATCATCGGTGGCCCGGTGGGCGATGCGGGTCTGACTGGCCGCAAGATCATCGTTGACACCTATGGCGGTTTCGCTCGCCATGGTGGTGGCGCGTTCTCTGGTAAGGACCCATCGAAGGTTGACCGTTCGGCGGCTTACGCTGCACGTTGGGTAGCTAAGAATGTTGTTGCGGCTGGCTTGGCTGATCGAGCTGAGATTCAGGTTGCGTATGCGATTGGGCAGGCCGCCCCGGTTGGTCTCTATGTTGAAACGTTCGGTACCTCCCAGGAGGATCCGGTCAAGATCGCTAGCGCGATCCGTGAGGTTTTCGATCTGCGTCCACTCGGTATCATCGAGGACCTCAACTTGAAGCGTCCGATCTATCGGAAGACGGCCGCGCACGGCCATTTCGGTCGCCCGGACCCTGATTTCACGTGGGAGAACCTGGACCGGGTTGATGCGCTCAAGTCGTATTTCAACCTCTGA
- the coaBC gene encoding bifunctional phosphopantothenoylcysteine decarboxylase/phosphopantothenate--cysteine ligase CoaBC → MARIVVGVGGGIAAYKVPGLVREFTEAGHHVDVIPTESALNFVGAATWEALSHNPVRTSVFEAVDAVNHVRLGQEADLVVVAPATADLLARVAAGRADDLLTATILTTTSPVYMAPAMHTEMWLNPATQANVSTLRSRGIAVPDPAVGRLTGKDSGPGRLEEIPVIAQEALALLDSATPHAGEAPLAGVRALVSAGGTREPLDPVRFLGNRSTGRQGVAVAEALRDAGAEVELVAANIEVPAPDGVEVTSVTTAAELEQAMRASASEVHIVVMAAAVADFRPKEYVGSKIKKNPEDDSAPVIELVRNPDILKGLVEDRRSRAKDRRVPEQGGQEPSASEDADVLPRLIVGFAAETGDENASVLEYGRAKLQRKGADLLVVNEVSETRGFGTPNNTVAVLAADGKDAGEISGSKRYVSEFIVDAIVKRLAR, encoded by the coding sequence ATGGCTCGGATTGTCGTAGGCGTTGGCGGTGGTATCGCCGCATATAAAGTCCCGGGCTTGGTGCGTGAGTTCACCGAGGCCGGTCATCACGTTGATGTGATCCCAACCGAGTCCGCCCTGAACTTTGTTGGTGCCGCAACCTGGGAAGCGTTGTCTCACAATCCGGTGAGGACCTCAGTGTTTGAAGCCGTCGATGCGGTCAACCACGTACGCCTAGGCCAAGAAGCTGACCTCGTGGTGGTAGCGCCTGCCACCGCAGACCTTCTAGCCCGTGTGGCTGCAGGTCGCGCCGATGACCTGCTGACTGCCACCATCCTAACCACAACATCACCGGTGTACATGGCCCCGGCCATGCACACGGAAATGTGGCTTAACCCCGCAACGCAAGCGAACGTATCGACTCTGCGTAGCCGCGGAATTGCCGTGCCTGACCCAGCGGTAGGCCGGCTCACGGGCAAAGACTCCGGGCCGGGCCGTCTCGAAGAAATCCCGGTCATCGCGCAAGAGGCACTCGCGTTGCTCGATAGCGCCACCCCACACGCCGGCGAGGCACCTCTTGCGGGCGTCCGGGCGCTTGTGAGCGCAGGTGGCACGCGTGAACCGTTGGATCCGGTGCGTTTCCTCGGCAACCGTTCTACCGGCCGTCAAGGGGTCGCCGTGGCGGAGGCTTTGCGCGATGCCGGCGCCGAGGTCGAGCTCGTCGCAGCTAACATCGAAGTTCCGGCACCCGATGGGGTAGAGGTCACCTCTGTGACCACGGCAGCCGAGCTGGAACAAGCGATGCGTGCATCTGCTAGCGAGGTTCACATCGTTGTCATGGCTGCTGCAGTAGCTGACTTCAGGCCTAAAGAATATGTGGGCAGCAAGATCAAGAAGAACCCGGAAGACGATTCCGCGCCCGTGATCGAGCTGGTCCGCAATCCGGACATCCTGAAAGGGCTGGTGGAGGACCGGCGCTCACGGGCTAAGGACCGGCGCGTGCCGGAGCAGGGTGGTCAGGAACCCAGCGCTTCAGAGGATGCGGACGTCCTGCCGCGCCTCATCGTTGGTTTCGCCGCGGAGACCGGTGATGAGAACGCAAGCGTTCTGGAATACGGCAGAGCCAAACTTCAACGCAAGGGTGCGGATCTTCTCGTCGTGAACGAGGTCTCGGAAACGCGTGGGTTCGGCACACCAAACAATACGGTCGCCGTGCTTGCCGCCGACGGCAAGGACGCCGGTGAGATTTCCGGCTCGAAACGTTATGTTTCTGAATTTATCGTGGATGCGATTGTAAAGCGCTTGGCGCGCTAA
- the rpoZ gene encoding DNA-directed RNA polymerase subunit omega: MSEELPGITDPSIDELLTHVDSKYALVINAAKRARQINAYYSQLHEGLFEYVGPLVDTQPNEKPLSIALREYNDGLLDVKPLNESQQAAE, encoded by the coding sequence GTGTCTGAAGAACTGCCAGGTATCACCGACCCTTCGATCGATGAACTGCTGACCCACGTTGATTCCAAGTACGCGCTGGTGATCAATGCCGCCAAGCGTGCCCGCCAGATCAACGCATACTACTCGCAGTTGCACGAGGGACTGTTCGAATACGTTGGCCCGCTCGTTGATACCCAGCCGAACGAGAAACCGCTTTCGATCGCGTTGCGCGAATACAACGACGGCCTCCTGGATGTGAAGCCTCTCAACGAGTCGCAGCAAGCCGCTGAATAA
- the gmk gene encoding guanylate kinase has protein sequence MAQAETQTNPTRVTVLAGPTAVGKGTVSTFIRENYPEVWLSVSATTRQPRPGEIDGVHYQFVSPEEFRRMIDAGEMLEYAIVHGQNTYGTPRASVDAAVAEGKHVLLEIDLQGARQIRETLPQARFVFLAPPSWDELVARLIGRGTESEEEQNRRLETAKKELAAEAEFDHTIINNEVERAAAELVQIMEIEPTH, from the coding sequence ATGGCACAGGCTGAAACCCAAACGAACCCTACGCGGGTCACGGTGCTGGCTGGACCGACCGCGGTGGGGAAGGGAACCGTCTCGACCTTCATCCGGGAGAACTATCCTGAGGTGTGGCTTTCGGTGTCTGCGACAACTCGGCAACCGCGCCCAGGCGAAATCGATGGGGTGCATTACCAGTTTGTATCCCCTGAAGAGTTCCGCCGCATGATCGATGCCGGCGAGATGCTCGAATACGCGATCGTGCACGGGCAGAACACCTACGGTACTCCGCGGGCATCGGTTGATGCTGCTGTTGCCGAGGGTAAGCACGTTCTTTTGGAAATCGATCTACAGGGTGCCCGGCAGATCCGCGAAACCCTGCCTCAAGCGCGTTTCGTGTTCCTCGCCCCTCCATCCTGGGATGAGCTAGTCGCCCGGCTGATTGGCCGCGGTACAGAAAGCGAAGAAGAACAGAACCGTCGGCTTGAAACCGCCAAGAAGGAACTTGCGGCTGAAGCCGAATTCGACCACACGATCATCAACAACGAGGTCGAGCGCGCGGCAGCCGAACTCGTGCAGATCATGGAGATCGAGCCCACTCATTGA